A portion of the Manihot esculenta cultivar AM560-2 chromosome 2, M.esculenta_v8, whole genome shotgun sequence genome contains these proteins:
- the LOC110608958 gene encoding phospholipase D delta isoform X1, which produces MGEISESEKQPICLHGDLDLFIIEARRLPNMDLVSTRVRSCFAGCTPHSTAAATSAGSTDEETGEEDQKIHRHRNIVTSDPYVTVVVPQATVARTRVIKNAKNPKWRQRFCIPLAHPVIDLEFHVKDNDLFGAELIGIVKIPARRLVTGESISDWFSIIGSSGKPPKPDTALHLEMKFTPCEKNPLYRHGIAGDPEHRGVRNTYFPLRKGSTVRMYQDAHVLDEMLPEIAIDGGKVYKQEKCWEDICYAISEAHHMIYIVGWSVFYKIKLVREPTRPLPRGGDLTLGELLKYKSEEGVRVLLLIWDDKTSHDKFGISTPGLMQTHDEETRKFFKHSSVICVLAPRYASSKLSFLKQQVVGTAFTHHQKCVLVDTQAYGNNRKITAFLGGIDLCDGRYDTPEHRLFRDLDTVFKDDFHNPTFPAGTKAPRQPWHDLHCRIEGPAVYDVLINFEQRWRKATKWTEFGLRFKRVSHWHDDALIKIERISWILSPPFAIRDGVTIVPPDDPTVYVSSEEDPENWHVQIFRSIDTGSLKGFPRRAQDCQAQNLVATKNQVVDKSIQTAYIQAIRSAQHFIYIENQYFLGSSYGWPSYKNAGADNLIPMELALKIASKIRANERFAVYIVLPMWPEGDPKSDTMQEILYWQSQTMQMMYDIVARELKSMQMDSHPQDYLNFFCLGNREENPQQMSSTNGEAISDAYKHQRFMIYVHAKGMIVDDEYVIIGSANINQRSMAGSKDTEIAMGAYQPHYTWAAKKKHPRGQIYGYRMSLWAEHLGEIQELFVEPESLECVKKVKNTAETNWNKYTDPNFTLLQGHLLMYPVQVDADGKVGLRPGYENFPDAGGKVLGAQSIKIPDILTT; this is translated from the exons ATGGGTGAGATCTCTGAGAGTGAAAAGCAGCCAATTTGTCTTCATGGGGACCTTGACTTGTTTATTATTGAAGCTAGACGATTGCCTAACATGGATTTAGTCTCCACCCGTGTCCGCAGTTGTTTTGCTGGTTGCACCCCACACTCCACCGCTGCCGCTACCTCCGCCGGTTCCACCGACGAAGAGACAGGTGAAGAAGACCAGAAAATTCATCGCCACCGTAACATCGTCACTAGTGATCCTTACGTTACTGTCGTCGTTCCTCAAGCCACTGTGGCACGCACTCGTGTGATTAAGAACGCGAAAAACCCCAAGTGGAGGCAGCGGTTTTGTATTCCTCTGGCTCATCCGGTAATTGACCTTGAATTTCATGTCAAGGATAATGACCTTTTTGGAGCAGAGCTTATCGGAATCGTCAAAATCCCCGCTCGAAGACTCGTCACCGGGGAGTCGATCAGCGACTGGTTCTCCATAATTGGCTCCTCGGGCAAGCCACCGAAGCCGGATACTGCACTACATCTGGAAATGAAGTTTACGCCTTGTGAGAAGAATCCATTGTACCGCCACGGTATCGCCGGCGATCCTGAACATCGAGGAGTGAGGAATACGTACTTCCCTTTAAGAAAAGGAAGTACAGTGAGAATGTATCAAGACGCCCATGTGCTTGATGAGATGTTGCCTGAGATTGCAATTGACGGCGGGAAGGTTTATAAGCAAGAGAAATGTTGGGAGGATATTTGCTATGCCATCTCAGAAGCTCACCATATGATTTACATTGTGGGATGGTCTGTTTTCTATAAGATTAAGCTGGTGAGAGAACCCACCAGGCCATTGCCGCGAGGTGGGGATTTGACTCTTGGGGAATTGCTTAAGTACAAGTCTGAGGAAGGAGTGCGAGTGCTGTTGCTGATATGGGATGATAAGACATCGCATGATAAGTTTGGTATTAGTACG CCAGGATTGATGCAGACGCATGATGAGGAAACCCGAAAATTTTTCAAACATTCGTCTGTCATCTGTGTATTGGCACCGCGCTACGCCAGCAGTAAGCTTAGCTTTTTGAAACAACAG GTTGTTGGAACTGCCTTTACGCATCATCAGAAATGTGTTCTTGTGGACACGCAGGCGTATGGTAATAATAGGAAGATAACTGCATTTTTAGGAGGTATTGATCTATGTGATGGACGATACGATACTCCTGAGCATCGGTTGTTCCGTGACCTTGACACTGTATTCAAGGATGATTTCCATAATCCAACATTTCCT GCTGGGACCAAAGCACCAAGGCAACCGTGGCATGACTTGCATTGCAGAATCGAAGGGCCTGCTGTATATGATGTTCTTATAAACTTTGAGCAGCGATGGAGGAAAGCAACAAAGTGGACAGAGTTTGGATTGCGTTTCAAAAGGGTATCCCATTGGCATGATGATGCATTGATTAAGATAGAACGGATTTCATGGATCCTAAGTCCTCCTTTTGCGATAAGGGATGGTGTAACAATAGTTCCACCAGATGATCCCACTGTGTATGTTTCCAGTGAAGAAGATCCTGAAAACTGGCATGTCCAG ATTTTTCGGTCTATTGACACAGGATCATTAAAAGGATTTCCCAGAAGAGCCCAAGATTGTCAAGCTCAG AACCTCGTGGCCACGAAAAATCAGGTGGTGGATAAGAGCATTCAAACTGCATACATCCAGGCAATCAGATCTGCTCAGCATTTTATATACATAGAAAATCAGTATTTTCTTGGATCATCGTATGGATGGCCATCATATAAAAATGCAG GAGCCGACAATCTTATCCCAATGGAGTTGGCGCTAAAGATTGCTAGTAAAATTAGGGCCAATGAGAGATTTGCTGTGTATATTGTGCTCCCAATGTGGCCTGAGGGTGACCCAAAAAGTGATACCATGCAAGAAATTCTGTACTGGCAG AGCCAGACGATGCAAATGATGTATGATATAGTTGCAAGGGAACTTAAATCGATGCAAATGGATTCACATCCTCAAGATTACCTCAATTTCTTTTGCCTCGGTAATCGGGAAGAAAATCCACAGCAGATGTCCAGCACTAATGGTGAAGCG ATCTCGGATGCTTATAAACATCAGCGCTTCATGATTTATGTGCATGCAAAGGGAATGATTGTGGATGATGAGTATGTCATCATTGGATCTGCCAATATTAACCAGAGATCCATGGCTGGTTCAAAAGACACTGAGATCGCTATGGGTGCATATCAACCCCATTATACATGGGCTGCAAAGAAGAAACATCCACGTGGTCAG ATATATGGATATAGAATGTCCCTATGGGCCGAGCATCTTGGGGAGATCCAGGAATTGTTTGTGGAACCTGAGAGTTTGGAATGCGTGAAGAAAGTAAAGAATACTGCTGAAACCAACTGGAACAAATATACAGATCCGAATTTCACATTATTGCAAGGCCATCTTCTCATGTATCCTGTGCAGGTAGATGCTGATGGGAAGGTAGGCCTCCGACCTGGATATGAAAATTTCCCGGATGCTGGTGGTAAGGTGCTTGGAGCTCAATCCATCAAAATTCCTGATATTTTAACAACATAA
- the LOC110603970 gene encoding serine/arginine-rich splicing factor SR45a isoform X1, with amino-acid sequence MLRELINFNSFCLLRRRILLAKGIHSLFPHGENSRGLDQDPIRGPGQGPGPDLDTCPGHGPVFVADQDPEVVADAINPGNTLYVTGLPTRVTERDLEEHLSKEGKVVSCFLVVEPRTRISRDFAFVTMDTVEDANRCVKYLNQSVLEGRYITVEKSRRKRPRTPTPGHYLGIISNGDYGYHGRNRGYDDYRRSPRRSLYHGGRDYSPRRSPNGGRSKRERSRSPYSPPYRGSR; translated from the exons ATG TTAAGAGAACTGATCAATTTCAATTCCTTTTGCTTATTACGCAGGCGGATTCTCCTAGCAAAAG GAATTCACAGTCTCTTTCCCCATGGAGAGAACAGTCGAGGTCTAGATCAAGACCCCATTCGAGGTCCAGGTCAAGGTCCGGGTCCAGATCTAGATACATGTCCCGGCCACGGTCCCGTATTCGTGGCAG ATCAAGATCCAGAAGTCGTGGCAG ATGCTATAAATCCTGGAAATACATTATATGTGACTGGTCTGCCCACAAGAGTCACAGAAAGGGACCTAGAAGAGCATTTGTCTAAAGAGGGAAAG gTTGTATCCTGTTTTCTTGTTGTGGAGCCGCGTACACGCATTTCTCGTGATTTTGCTTTTGTAACAATGGACACTGTTGAGGATGCAAACCGCTGTGTTAAGTATCTCAATCAATCAGTACTGGAGGGCAGATATATTACAGTGGAGAAG TCACGGAGGAAACGACCAAGAACTCCAACACCAGGGCATTATCTTGGGATTATCAGCAATGGGGACTATG GCTACCATGGTAGGAATCGTGGCTATGATGATTATCGTAGGTCTCCCAGGCGCTCACTTTATCATGGGGGTCGTGATTATTCTCCTAGGCGCTCTCCCAATGGTGGAAGGTCAAAGAGAGAGAGGTCCAGATCACCCTACTCGCCTCCTTATCGTGGCTCTAGGTGA
- the LOC110603970 gene encoding serine/arginine-rich splicing factor SR45a isoform X2, giving the protein MADSPSKRNSQSLSPWREQSRSRSRPHSRSRSRSGSRSRYMSRPRSRIRGRSRSRSRGRTDAINPGNTLYVTGLPTRVTERDLEEHLSKEGKVVSCFLVVEPRTRISRDFAFVTMDTVEDANRCVKYLNQSVLEGRYITVEKSRRKRPRTPTPGHYLGIISNGDYGYHGRNRGYDDYRRSPRRSLYHGGRDYSPRRSPNGGRSKRERSRSPYSPPYRGSR; this is encoded by the exons ATG GCGGATTCTCCTAGCAAAAG GAATTCACAGTCTCTTTCCCCATGGAGAGAACAGTCGAGGTCTAGATCAAGACCCCATTCGAGGTCCAGGTCAAGGTCCGGGTCCAGATCTAGATACATGTCCCGGCCACGGTCCCGTATTCGTGGCAG ATCAAGATCCAGAAGTCGTGGCAG GACAGATGCTATAAATCCTGGAAATACATTATATGTGACTGGTCTGCCCACAAGAGTCACAGAAAGGGACCTAGAAGAGCATTTGTCTAAAGAGGGAAAG gTTGTATCCTGTTTTCTTGTTGTGGAGCCGCGTACACGCATTTCTCGTGATTTTGCTTTTGTAACAATGGACACTGTTGAGGATGCAAACCGCTGTGTTAAGTATCTCAATCAATCAGTACTGGAGGGCAGATATATTACAGTGGAGAAG TCACGGAGGAAACGACCAAGAACTCCAACACCAGGGCATTATCTTGGGATTATCAGCAATGGGGACTATG GCTACCATGGTAGGAATCGTGGCTATGATGATTATCGTAGGTCTCCCAGGCGCTCACTTTATCATGGGGGTCGTGATTATTCTCCTAGGCGCTCTCCCAATGGTGGAAGGTCAAAGAGAGAGAGGTCCAGATCACCCTACTCGCCTCCTTATCGTGGCTCTAGGTGA
- the LOC110603970 gene encoding serine/arginine-rich splicing factor SR45a isoform X3 has product MSRPRSRIRGRSRSRSRGRTDAINPGNTLYVTGLPTRVTERDLEEHLSKEGKVVSCFLVVEPRTRISRDFAFVTMDTVEDANRCVKYLNQSVLEGRYITVEKSRRKRPRTPTPGHYLGIISNGDYGYHGRNRGYDDYRRSPRRSLYHGGRDYSPRRSPNGGRSKRERSRSPYSPPYRGSR; this is encoded by the exons ATGTCCCGGCCACGGTCCCGTATTCGTGGCAG ATCAAGATCCAGAAGTCGTGGCAG GACAGATGCTATAAATCCTGGAAATACATTATATGTGACTGGTCTGCCCACAAGAGTCACAGAAAGGGACCTAGAAGAGCATTTGTCTAAAGAGGGAAAG gTTGTATCCTGTTTTCTTGTTGTGGAGCCGCGTACACGCATTTCTCGTGATTTTGCTTTTGTAACAATGGACACTGTTGAGGATGCAAACCGCTGTGTTAAGTATCTCAATCAATCAGTACTGGAGGGCAGATATATTACAGTGGAGAAG TCACGGAGGAAACGACCAAGAACTCCAACACCAGGGCATTATCTTGGGATTATCAGCAATGGGGACTATG GCTACCATGGTAGGAATCGTGGCTATGATGATTATCGTAGGTCTCCCAGGCGCTCACTTTATCATGGGGGTCGTGATTATTCTCCTAGGCGCTCTCCCAATGGTGGAAGGTCAAAGAGAGAGAGGTCCAGATCACCCTACTCGCCTCCTTATCGTGGCTCTAGGTGA
- the LOC110605307 gene encoding bifunctional nuclease isoform X1: MMLRAQFRVRTMDGFRVLRDERNARGLIPNLGGCFSIHFGFKRSLRLQCRGGRKSILIYCKSSRGNSSNGGGQSTNAYDDHDHDFLQASVLISETLLHYRMLRQGFQEDMRWRLPGRWNPFDVLSQESRPDMSFIGYEFLRRFQSPTIFLKVSCDGDFLLPIIVGASIGEFAIEKLIDNFREGDHNGDCPDQFQLVSNLVEKLGYEVKMVRITERVVNTYFARVYFSKLGENEILSIDMRPSDAINVANKCKAPIHVSKQIVFTDAIRISYGMGRVHDRKTTYDVSLDSPADGPDSLSEELDIVKNMNLAIQEERYGDAAMWRDKLMELRQSSHEQ, encoded by the exons ATGATGCTTAGGGCTCAATTCCGAGTTCGTACAATGGATGGTTTCAGGGTTTTAAGGGATGAAAGGAATGCGAGAGGTTTGATCCCGAATTTAGGTGGGTGTTTTTCGATTCATTTCGGGTTCAAAAGAAGCCTAAGGTTACAGTGTCGCGGTGGTCGTAAATCAATCCTCATCTATTGTAAGTCTTCTCGTGGAAACTCTTCCAATGGTGGTGGACAATCTACCAATGCCTACGATGACCACGATCACGACTTTCTCCAAGCTTCCGTTCTCATTTCAG AAACTCTCTTACACTATCGTATGCTAAGGCAGGGATTTCAAGAAGACATGAGATGGCGATTACCTGGTAGATGGAACCCGTTTGATGTGCTGTCACAGGAATCAAGACCTGATATGAGCTTTATTGGATACGAGTTTCTTCGTCGCTTCCAAAGTCCCACTATTTTTCTTAAAGTTTCTTGTGATGGAGACTTCTTGCTACCAATTATCGTTGGTGCGTCAATAG GGGAATTTGCCATTGAGAAACTTATAGATAATTTTCGGGAAGGTGATCATAATGGG GATTGTCCAGACCAGTTTCAGCTTGTGAGCAATCTGGTGGAAAAACTTGGTTATGAA GTAAAAATGGTGAGAATTACTGAGAGAGTGGTTAATACTTACTTTGCAAGAGTATATTTTAGCAAG CTTGGGGAAAATGAAATTCTAAGCATAGATATGCGGCCTTCTGATGCCATTAATGTGGCAAACAAATGCAAG GCCCCAATTCATGTAAGTAAACAAATTGTCTTCACGGATGCAATAAGAATTAGCTATGGGATGGGAAGAGTGCATGATAGGAAGACTACTTATGATGTCTCCCTTGACAG TCCTGCCGATGGTCCAGATTCATTATCTGAGGAACTTGACATCGTGAAGAATATGAATTTAGCTATCCAAGAGGAAAGATATGGTGATGCAG CCATGTGGAGAGACAAACTGATGGAGCTTCGCCAATCAAGTCATGAACAGTAG
- the LOC110608959 gene encoding pentatricopeptide repeat-containing protein At3g46790, chloroplastic, translating to MHGLIRQAELRIPFTPIRFFTDGRTWAGPYRDSYDYTHLLQKCKGTKCVKKLHCQIITGGYEQNRFVASKLVGKYCESSNMGYARKVFDSLFERDIFLWNLIIQGYANMGPNTEAVSIYSEMRLAGICVNQYTYPFVLKACGVSGDKKNGQVIHGHVVKSGLDTDLFVGNALVAFYAKCQEVDMSRKVFDAIPQRDLVSWNSMISSYAVNGYADAALTLFRAMLRDPATCAPDNATLVTVLPACAQAAAIQLGFWIHSYIIKTSMEIDAALGSGLISMYANCGRVNIARDVFDRVSDKNIVVWNAIIRCYGMHGYADEAIQMFSRLTESGLQPDGLIFLCLLSACSHAGMVEKGRELFARMEDYAVEKNEEHYACMVDIIGRAGYLEEAVAIIETMPVKPRKNVYGALLGACRIHNNIELAEEAAERLFVLDPDNAGRYIILAKMYEDAERWEDSARVRKLLRERKIKKPIGCSSIEVDCVHHTFGVEDESHPCKDQIFDALERLDRIMGDELVEM from the coding sequence ATGCATGGATTGATTAGGCAAGCAGAGCTGAGGATACCATTCACACCGATCAGATTTTTCACTGATGGAAGGACGTGGGCAGGTCCATACAGAGACTCGTATGATTATACACACTTGTTACAGAAATGTAAAGGCACCAAATGCGTCAAAAAACTGCACTGTCAGATCATAACAGGAGGATATGAGCAGAACCGGTTTGTTGCTTCAAAGTTAGTGGGCAAATATTGTGAGAGCTCAAACATGGGATATGCAAGGAAGGTGTTTGATAGTTTGTTTGAAAGAGATATTTTTCTGTGGAATTTGATTATTCAAGGCTATGCAAATATGGGTCCAAATACTGAAGCAGTTAGTATATATTCTGAAATGCGTTTGGCCGGTATTTGTGTCAACCAGTACACGTACCCTTTTGTGCTGAAGGCTTGTGGGGTTTCAGGGGACAAAAAGAATGGTCAGGTGATTCATGGGCATGTAGTGAAGTCTGGACTTGACACGGATTTGTTTGTGGGGAATGCCCTTGTCGCATTTTATGCTAAGTGTCAGGAAGTTGATATGTCTAGAAAAGTGTTTGATGCAATTCCTCAGAGAGATCTTGTTAGTTGGAATTCAATGATTTCCAGTTATGCTGTAAACGGCTATGCAGATGCTGCTCTGACATTGTTCCGGGCTATGCTGCGAGATCCGGCAACCTGTGCACCTGATAATGCCACTCTCGTTACCGTTCTTCCTGCTTGTGCTCAAGCAGCAGCTATCCAATTGGGGTTTTGGATTCATTCTTACATTATAAAGACAAGTATGGAAATTGATGCGGCACTAGGCAGTGGCCTCATATCCATGTATGCAAATTGTGGTCGAGTCAACATTGCCAGAGATGTTTTTGATCGAGTCTCTGATAAGAACATTGTGGTGTGGAATGCAATTATAAGATGTTATGGTATGCATGGTTACGCTGACGAAGCAATCCAAATGTTCTCCCGATTAACAGAGAGTGGTTTACAACCAGATGGTTTAATATTTTTGTGTCTGTTGTCTGCATGTAGTCATGCAGGCATGGTTGAGAAGGGGCGAGAACTGTTTGCAAGAATGGAAGATTATGCAGTGGAGAAAAACGAGGAGCATTATGCTTGCATGGTAGATATCATTGGCCGAGCTGGATATCTTGAGGAGGCAGTTGCGATTATCGAAACAATGCCTGTGAAGCCAAGGAAAAATGTTTACGGTGCCTTGCTTGGTGCTTGTAGAATACACAACAACATAGAACTCGCTGAAGAAGCTGCAGAGAGACTGTTTGTTTTGGACCCTGATAATGCTGGACGATACATAATCCTGGCCAAGATGTATGAAGATGCAGAGAGGTGGGAGGATTCAGCCAGGGTTAGGAAGTTGCTTAGGGAAAGGAAAATTAAGAAGCCAATTGGTTGTAGTTCAATTGAGGTTGATTGTGTTCACCACACATTTGGCGTTGAAGATGAGTCTCATCCATGTAAGGATCAGATTTTTGATGCTTTGGAGAGATTGGATAGGATAATGGGGGATGAGTTAGTGGAGATGTGA
- the LOC110608958 gene encoding phospholipase D delta isoform X2, whose protein sequence is MGEISESEKQPICLHGDLDLFIIEARRLPNMDLVSTRVRSCFAGCTPHSTAAATSAGSTDEETGEEDQKIHRHRNIVTSDPYVTVVVPQATVARTRVIKNAKNPKWRQRFCIPLAHPVIDLEFHVKDNDLFGAELIGIVKIPARRLVTGESISDWFSIIGSSGKPPKPDTALHLEMKFTPCEKNPLYRHGIAGDPEHRGVRNTYFPLRKGSTVRMYQDAHVLDEMLPEIAIDGGKVYKQEKCWEDICYAISEAHHMIYIVGWSVFYKIKLVREPTRPLPRGGDLTLGELLKYKSEEGVRVLLLIWDDKTSHDKFGISTVVGTAFTHHQKCVLVDTQAYGNNRKITAFLGGIDLCDGRYDTPEHRLFRDLDTVFKDDFHNPTFPAGTKAPRQPWHDLHCRIEGPAVYDVLINFEQRWRKATKWTEFGLRFKRVSHWHDDALIKIERISWILSPPFAIRDGVTIVPPDDPTVYVSSEEDPENWHVQIFRSIDTGSLKGFPRRAQDCQAQNLVATKNQVVDKSIQTAYIQAIRSAQHFIYIENQYFLGSSYGWPSYKNAGADNLIPMELALKIASKIRANERFAVYIVLPMWPEGDPKSDTMQEILYWQSQTMQMMYDIVARELKSMQMDSHPQDYLNFFCLGNREENPQQMSSTNGEAISDAYKHQRFMIYVHAKGMIVDDEYVIIGSANINQRSMAGSKDTEIAMGAYQPHYTWAAKKKHPRGQIYGYRMSLWAEHLGEIQELFVEPESLECVKKVKNTAETNWNKYTDPNFTLLQGHLLMYPVQVDADGKVGLRPGYENFPDAGGKVLGAQSIKIPDILTT, encoded by the exons ATGGGTGAGATCTCTGAGAGTGAAAAGCAGCCAATTTGTCTTCATGGGGACCTTGACTTGTTTATTATTGAAGCTAGACGATTGCCTAACATGGATTTAGTCTCCACCCGTGTCCGCAGTTGTTTTGCTGGTTGCACCCCACACTCCACCGCTGCCGCTACCTCCGCCGGTTCCACCGACGAAGAGACAGGTGAAGAAGACCAGAAAATTCATCGCCACCGTAACATCGTCACTAGTGATCCTTACGTTACTGTCGTCGTTCCTCAAGCCACTGTGGCACGCACTCGTGTGATTAAGAACGCGAAAAACCCCAAGTGGAGGCAGCGGTTTTGTATTCCTCTGGCTCATCCGGTAATTGACCTTGAATTTCATGTCAAGGATAATGACCTTTTTGGAGCAGAGCTTATCGGAATCGTCAAAATCCCCGCTCGAAGACTCGTCACCGGGGAGTCGATCAGCGACTGGTTCTCCATAATTGGCTCCTCGGGCAAGCCACCGAAGCCGGATACTGCACTACATCTGGAAATGAAGTTTACGCCTTGTGAGAAGAATCCATTGTACCGCCACGGTATCGCCGGCGATCCTGAACATCGAGGAGTGAGGAATACGTACTTCCCTTTAAGAAAAGGAAGTACAGTGAGAATGTATCAAGACGCCCATGTGCTTGATGAGATGTTGCCTGAGATTGCAATTGACGGCGGGAAGGTTTATAAGCAAGAGAAATGTTGGGAGGATATTTGCTATGCCATCTCAGAAGCTCACCATATGATTTACATTGTGGGATGGTCTGTTTTCTATAAGATTAAGCTGGTGAGAGAACCCACCAGGCCATTGCCGCGAGGTGGGGATTTGACTCTTGGGGAATTGCTTAAGTACAAGTCTGAGGAAGGAGTGCGAGTGCTGTTGCTGATATGGGATGATAAGACATCGCATGATAAGTTTGGTATTAGTACG GTTGTTGGAACTGCCTTTACGCATCATCAGAAATGTGTTCTTGTGGACACGCAGGCGTATGGTAATAATAGGAAGATAACTGCATTTTTAGGAGGTATTGATCTATGTGATGGACGATACGATACTCCTGAGCATCGGTTGTTCCGTGACCTTGACACTGTATTCAAGGATGATTTCCATAATCCAACATTTCCT GCTGGGACCAAAGCACCAAGGCAACCGTGGCATGACTTGCATTGCAGAATCGAAGGGCCTGCTGTATATGATGTTCTTATAAACTTTGAGCAGCGATGGAGGAAAGCAACAAAGTGGACAGAGTTTGGATTGCGTTTCAAAAGGGTATCCCATTGGCATGATGATGCATTGATTAAGATAGAACGGATTTCATGGATCCTAAGTCCTCCTTTTGCGATAAGGGATGGTGTAACAATAGTTCCACCAGATGATCCCACTGTGTATGTTTCCAGTGAAGAAGATCCTGAAAACTGGCATGTCCAG ATTTTTCGGTCTATTGACACAGGATCATTAAAAGGATTTCCCAGAAGAGCCCAAGATTGTCAAGCTCAG AACCTCGTGGCCACGAAAAATCAGGTGGTGGATAAGAGCATTCAAACTGCATACATCCAGGCAATCAGATCTGCTCAGCATTTTATATACATAGAAAATCAGTATTTTCTTGGATCATCGTATGGATGGCCATCATATAAAAATGCAG GAGCCGACAATCTTATCCCAATGGAGTTGGCGCTAAAGATTGCTAGTAAAATTAGGGCCAATGAGAGATTTGCTGTGTATATTGTGCTCCCAATGTGGCCTGAGGGTGACCCAAAAAGTGATACCATGCAAGAAATTCTGTACTGGCAG AGCCAGACGATGCAAATGATGTATGATATAGTTGCAAGGGAACTTAAATCGATGCAAATGGATTCACATCCTCAAGATTACCTCAATTTCTTTTGCCTCGGTAATCGGGAAGAAAATCCACAGCAGATGTCCAGCACTAATGGTGAAGCG ATCTCGGATGCTTATAAACATCAGCGCTTCATGATTTATGTGCATGCAAAGGGAATGATTGTGGATGATGAGTATGTCATCATTGGATCTGCCAATATTAACCAGAGATCCATGGCTGGTTCAAAAGACACTGAGATCGCTATGGGTGCATATCAACCCCATTATACATGGGCTGCAAAGAAGAAACATCCACGTGGTCAG ATATATGGATATAGAATGTCCCTATGGGCCGAGCATCTTGGGGAGATCCAGGAATTGTTTGTGGAACCTGAGAGTTTGGAATGCGTGAAGAAAGTAAAGAATACTGCTGAAACCAACTGGAACAAATATACAGATCCGAATTTCACATTATTGCAAGGCCATCTTCTCATGTATCCTGTGCAGGTAGATGCTGATGGGAAGGTAGGCCTCCGACCTGGATATGAAAATTTCCCGGATGCTGGTGGTAAGGTGCTTGGAGCTCAATCCATCAAAATTCCTGATATTTTAACAACATAA
- the LOC110605307 gene encoding bifunctional nuclease isoform X2 translates to MMLRAQFRVRTMDGFRVLRDERNARGLIPNLGGCFSIHFGFKRSLRLQCRGGRKSILIYCKSSRGNSSNGGGQSTNAYDDHDHDFLQASVLISETLLHYRMLRQGFQEDMRWRLPGRWNPFDVLSQESRPDMSFIGYEFLRRFQSPTIFLKVSCDGDFLLPIIVGEFAIEKLIDNFREGDHNGDCPDQFQLVSNLVEKLGYEVKMVRITERVVNTYFARVYFSKLGENEILSIDMRPSDAINVANKCKAPIHVSKQIVFTDAIRISYGMGRVHDRKTTYDVSLDSPADGPDSLSEELDIVKNMNLAIQEERYGDAAMWRDKLMELRQSSHEQ, encoded by the exons ATGATGCTTAGGGCTCAATTCCGAGTTCGTACAATGGATGGTTTCAGGGTTTTAAGGGATGAAAGGAATGCGAGAGGTTTGATCCCGAATTTAGGTGGGTGTTTTTCGATTCATTTCGGGTTCAAAAGAAGCCTAAGGTTACAGTGTCGCGGTGGTCGTAAATCAATCCTCATCTATTGTAAGTCTTCTCGTGGAAACTCTTCCAATGGTGGTGGACAATCTACCAATGCCTACGATGACCACGATCACGACTTTCTCCAAGCTTCCGTTCTCATTTCAG AAACTCTCTTACACTATCGTATGCTAAGGCAGGGATTTCAAGAAGACATGAGATGGCGATTACCTGGTAGATGGAACCCGTTTGATGTGCTGTCACAGGAATCAAGACCTGATATGAGCTTTATTGGATACGAGTTTCTTCGTCGCTTCCAAAGTCCCACTATTTTTCTTAAAGTTTCTTGTGATGGAGACTTCTTGCTACCAATTATCGTTG GGGAATTTGCCATTGAGAAACTTATAGATAATTTTCGGGAAGGTGATCATAATGGG GATTGTCCAGACCAGTTTCAGCTTGTGAGCAATCTGGTGGAAAAACTTGGTTATGAA GTAAAAATGGTGAGAATTACTGAGAGAGTGGTTAATACTTACTTTGCAAGAGTATATTTTAGCAAG CTTGGGGAAAATGAAATTCTAAGCATAGATATGCGGCCTTCTGATGCCATTAATGTGGCAAACAAATGCAAG GCCCCAATTCATGTAAGTAAACAAATTGTCTTCACGGATGCAATAAGAATTAGCTATGGGATGGGAAGAGTGCATGATAGGAAGACTACTTATGATGTCTCCCTTGACAG TCCTGCCGATGGTCCAGATTCATTATCTGAGGAACTTGACATCGTGAAGAATATGAATTTAGCTATCCAAGAGGAAAGATATGGTGATGCAG CCATGTGGAGAGACAAACTGATGGAGCTTCGCCAATCAAGTCATGAACAGTAG